One stretch of Podospora bellae-mahoneyi strain CBS 112042 chromosome 2, whole genome shotgun sequence DNA includes these proteins:
- a CDS encoding hypothetical protein (COG:G; EggNog:ENOG503PPGX) yields MAWIRKALPRRTIQASAKSTVTASASMSDCNLASVQASVAACAAVADLTAGLDFVFDRLGDEGDPGDELQYHLDQLCEQAERYTDSSLQDNAGEEWSCSPGTGELIRAACQCAVMVYDQTQPIGVKGFDIEPVLHRSPSSMGTVKAYSMWKIPFTPIPGWSGKTLVISIRGTATVMDHMVNMNGKPKDASTLFKILSKGQPVNVQSHAGFLGCAQDMIPTVTADVRRQLLADEKIRNIVFTGHSAGGAVASLVFLHFLFQQSPDPWISNCKPSLITFGSPPVTSISLTDICKDSSSIGVLLSIVNEYDMISRADGPYLQSVVDLYRSRHGLPPVFNSSAATAERDSKSWPLRLPTFHLLGDIVVLKLHLVDLPSVQGDDALSQASTIVVPTLKAVKVSPQEFAKLLFCDISTHRRKAYIERMEMLATQLWDDSLSLKQV; encoded by the exons ATGGCGTGGATTCGAAAGGCTCTACCGCGGCGCACTATCCAAGCATCTGCGAAGTCCACTGTCACTGCATCGGCTTCAATGTCGGACTGTAACTTGGCCTCGGTGCAAGCCTCCGTAGCAGCATGCGCTGCGGTGGCCGACCTGACTGCAGGTCTGGACTTTGTGTTTGACCGGCTCGGAGATGAAG GCGATCCTGGAGATGAGCTACAGTATCACCTAGACCAGCTCTGCGAACAAGCGGAGAGGTATACAGACTCCTCCCTGCAGGATAATGCCGGGGAGGAGTGGTCCTG TTCTCCGGGTACTGGCGAGCTTATTAGAGCGGCCTGCCAGTGTGCGGTTATGGTCTACGATCAGACACAACCAATTGGTGTCAAGGGATTCGATATCGAACCTGTGCTGCACCGTAGCCCGTCCTCGATGGGTACCGTCAAGGCTTACTCAATGTGGAAGATCCCATTCACCCCGATTCCAGGGTGGAGTGGGAAAACGTTGGTAATCTCCATTCGAGGAACGGCAACCGTCATGGACCACATGGTGAACATGAATGGGAAGCCCAAGGATGCCAGCACACTTTTC AAGATACTCTCAAAGGGACAGCCGGTTAATGTCCAGTCCCATGCCGGATTCCTCGGCTGTGCTCAGGACATGATACCCACCGTTACCGCAGACGTCAGGCGGCAACTGCTTGCAGACGAAAAGATACGCAACATCGTTTTCACTGGCCACTCTGCTGGAGGGGCAGTAGCATCTCTTGTGTTTCTCCACTTTCTATTCCAGCAAAGCCCCGATCCATGGA TTTCCAACTGCAAACCCTCGCTCATCACCTTCGGGTCACCGCCCGTCACCAGCATTAGCCTCACTGACATCTGTAAAGACAGTTCCAGCATTGGTGTGTTGCTGTCAATAGTCAATGAGTATGACATGATATCCCGAGCAGACGGACCATATCTCCAGTCAGTTGTCGACCTTTATCGATCTCGCCACGGTCTGCCACCGGTTTTCAACAGTtccgcagcaacagcagagCGTGATTCAAAGTCCTGGCCACTCCGTTTGCCAACATTTCATCTTTTGGGAGACATCGTTGTGCTCAAGCTGCATCTCGTCGACCTACCGTCCGTCCAGGGGGACGATGCGCTTTCGCAGGCGTCCACAATCGTGGTACCGACACTCAAGGCAGTCAAGGTATCACCACAGGAATTTGCAAAGTTGTTGTTCTGTGATATTTCGACCCACAGGAGGAAGGCGTACATTGAGCGCATGGAGATGCTGGCAACGCAGCTCTGGGACGATTCCTTATCCTTGAAACAAGTTTAG
- a CDS encoding hypothetical protein (EggNog:ENOG503P7FV) yields the protein MTSVLSRILPTATQSASSSSGSHVTDAPEVPRVQIGPAANHLRDAMMVMYWAGVRRELPHILQTLRKWRTRDEYSTTVHPDEEDRYIHGYETFLDQVNHTSRGFSDRYRKLPKLRDPEAERHDDRVPTYSEALEDRGWDIYSELQSSSIRRSIMMDLQDREVKGEDVVHRRARMLLQSAQFLDMDKIIEYRDPEALITFWKQPTPSQVTVSSYDEGHMPILVPQACDSCSKAIRGSIFRNIKTDRMICEGCYRRDFYGHKDITKVYKQCCLRRAVSADDSQEICSCIDVPRRHGDGQLRNLFPVNNDLSNPEQHLNTAGVNGKIRCGLYELTDMAAEAKFASCRNRGTSLTLGKAKREGRYNRPRRVNNISGENPEGKFKTTEFGASFGTTTKGTEDIPFYLNDIVNDYPYGNVHMALRIGPLVIENGVSKTHGGVLITSRDPPNLHALREPSEDIRHSLLVTGQADRTLYSQQRPRAPKRYKAMLKQVAGGVFCGFFEQEAEEQIIDTLMKESLRLVDNGISVTEKNTLMDQAVNRLMALLKPYLGPRIEVYIDSIVAKLLDPNVNLRWSFSNNNCQTFVDNIIDRSLFGSLFAPHGPSNVEQESANMPYPLYLMSFVCRPGAYVPQRARSKYDVPNGLTEEYLLKFRYGRHEESDIADALSEYWYDWGAFDGPLYPYQDLFPWDCTEAFNRYPVTCGSECNISKHVWAFPFDSWSLITLHLSRPRNMYPHNGFPADDLGTPSLLHNPLSNLTKLGSATMSDNSWFKNRLAILLAQDTLLSAAAAMARCSAFRQSTLWLHKHADERTDRLKLGGIHRAQPFSHHFEKGAYHQYFIAGWAHLSRPLKIAEYEKLRDWKATRQDVGSSDHDSGDGGGGGCGFACAAGGAAAGAACTGAAGDLGDTCGSGCVSSCGSSGGGDGGDGGGCGGCGGCGG from the exons ATGACGTCTGTGCTGAGTCGTATACTGCCCACTGCCACCCAAAGCGCTTCATCCTCCAGCGGAAGTCATGTCACTGATGCTCCAGAGGTCCCCCGCGTCCAAATTGGGCCCGCGGCAAACCACCTTCGAGATGCCATGATGGTCATGTACTGGGCTGGCGTGAGACGAGAATTGCCGCATATCCTCCAGACACTTCGAAAATGGAGGACTCGAGACGAATACTCAACGACAGTTCACCCCGACGAAGAGGACCGCTACATTCACGGCTATGAAACCTTTCTTGATCAAGTCAATCACACCTCTCGCGGATTTTCCGACAGGTATCGCAAGCTTCCAAAGCTCAGAGACCCGGAGGCGGAAAGACATGACGATCGAGTGCCGACATATTCGGAAGCGCTTGAGGACCGAGGTTGGGACATTTACTCGGAACTGCAGAGCTCTTCCATTCGTCGCTCCATAATGATGGACCTACAAGACCGGGaagtgaagggggaggacgTGGTACATCGGCGAGCACGGATGCTACTCCAGTCCGCCCAGTTTCTCGACATGGACAAGATCATCGAGTACCGAGATCCAGAAGCGCTCATTACCTTTTGGAAGCAACCTACGCCCTCACAAGTTACGGTGTCATCCTACGACGAAGGACATATGCCGATTCTTGTTCCCCAAGCGTGCGACTCATGCAGCAAGGCAATAAGAGGGTCGATCTTTCGAAACATCAAGACAGACCGGATGATTTGTGAAGGATGCTACCGGCGAGACTTCTATGGTCACAAGGACATCACCAAAGTGTATAAACAGTGCTGTCTACGGAGAGCTGTGTCCGCCGACGATAGCCAGGAGATCTGCAGCTGCATCGATGTACCACGAAGACACGGTGACGGACAGCTGAGAAATCTGTTTCCTGTGAACAATGATCTTTCCAATCCCGAACAGCATCTCAACACCGCCGGTGTGAACGGAAAGATTCGGTGTGGGCTTTATGAGTTGACGGATATGGCAGCAGAAGCCAAATTTGCCTCATGCCGCAACAGAGGGACGAGTCTTACTCTTGGGAAAGCCAAGCGAGAAGGCCGCTACAATCGCCCTCGTCGGGTCAACAACATCAGTGGTGAGAATCCAGAGGGAAAGTTCAAGACAACCGAGTTTGGAGCGTCATTTGGAACGACCACCAAAGGGACCGAGGACATCCCCTTTTACCTCAATGATATTGTCAATGACTATCCTTATGGAAATGTGCACATGGCGTTGAGAATTGGCCCGCTTGTGATTGAGAATGGAGTCAGCAA AACACACGGAGGCGTCCTCATCACCAGTCGGGATCCGCCAAACCTCCATGCTCTCCGAGAGCCTTCTGAGGACATCCGGCACTCGCTCTTGGTCACTGGACAAGCAGACAGAACCCTCTATTCGCAGCAACGTCCCCGAGCTCCCAAGAGATACAAGGCAATGCTTAAACAAGTTGCTGGCGGTGTCTTTTGCGGGTTTTTTGAGCAAGAGGCAGAGGAACAAATCATTGACACACTCATGAAGGAGAGCCTTCGGCTTGTCGACAACGGAATCAGCGTGACAGAGAAGAACACCTTGATGGATCAAGCTGTCAACCGGTTGATGGCGCTGCTCAAACCCTACCTGGGACCCCGGATCGAGGTCTACATTGACAGCATCGTTGCCAAATTGCTGGACCCAAACGTGAATCTTCGATGGAGCTTCTCAAACAACAACTGTCAGACCTTTGTCGACAACATTATTGATCGGTCGCTCTTTGGTTCGCTGTTTGCTCCGCATGGACCTAGCAACGTGGAGCAAGAATCAGCAAACATGCCATACCCCCTGTACCTCATGAGCTTTGTCTGTCGACCTGGAGCCTACGTGCCGCAGCGCGCTCGCTCCAAATACGATGTACCCAACGGCTTGACAGAGGAATATCTCCTCAAGTTTCGGTACGGACGCCATGAAGAGTCCGACATTGCCGATGCTCTCTCAGAATACTGGTATGACTGGGGTGCTTTTGATGGGCCATTATACCCCTATCAGGATCTGTTCCCTTGGGACTGCACGgaagccttcaaccggtatcctGTGACATGTGGTTCGGAGTGTAACATCTCCAAACACGTCTGGGCGTTCCCTTTCGACTCCTGGTCTCTCATCACCCTGCATCTATCCCGACCGAGAAACATGTATCCTCACAATGGATTCCCGGCCGACGACTTGGGAACTCCATCCTTGTTGCACAATCCTTTGTCTAATTTGACCAAACTTGGGTCCGCTACCATGTCGGACAACTCCTGGTTCAAGAACAGACTTGCCATACTTCTTGCCCAAGATACCCTGCTCTCTGCTGCAGCGGCAATGGCTCGTTGTTCGGCCTTTCGACAATCAACGCTCTGGCTTCACAAGCACGCTGATGAGCGAACAGACAGATTGAAATTGGGAGGGATTCACCGCGCTCAGCCATTTAGCCATCACTTTGAGAAGGGGGCGTATCACCAGTATTTCATCGCTGGCTGGGCTCACTTGTCGCGACCACTGAAGATTGCCGAGTATGAAAAACTTAGAGACTGGAAAGCTACAAGACAGGATGTGGGCAGTTCAGATCACGAcagcggtgatggagggggaggagggtgtggttTTGCATGCGCAGCTGGTGGAGCGGCGGCTGGAGCGGCATGTACTGGAGCGGCCGGAGATCTTGGAGATACCTGCGGGAGTGGATGCGTAAGTAGCTGTGGGAGTTCaggtggaggtgatggaggtgatggcggtggatgtggaggatGCGGTGGTTGCGGTGGATGA